In a single window of the Niabella ginsenosidivorans genome:
- a CDS encoding helicase HerA-like domain-containing protein, whose amino-acid sequence MQNTNDFLKTIQDGYSFKGENYKIGRAMLNGQIVADADVFIPFKTLNRHGLIAGATGTGKTKTLQLLAEGMSDAGIPVVLMDIKGDLSGIGAAGTANDKITERCQLLGIDFKPEAYPIEFLTLSNEKGTRLRATVSEFGPVLLSKILELNDTQGGFVAMIFKYCDDNKLPLLDLKDFIKVLQYVSDEGKAELEKTYGKVSTTSTGTILRKVIELQQQGADLFFGERSFDVEDLMRVNDDGRGMVSIIRVTDLQDRPKLFSTFMLQMLAELYASLPEVGDPDKPKLVLFIDEAHLIFNEASSALLNQLETIVKLIRSKGVGVFLCTQNPMDVPASILAQLGLKVQHALRAFTAADRKVIKQTAENYPISAFYKTEDLLTQVGIGEALITLLNEKGIPTPLAHCMLRAPQSRMDILTDAEIDAIVARSKIAAHYNEVIDNESAYELLSRKLDDAAERNQQPTQSTTSRTAKEEGFFDNPIVKSMARTAGNTIVRSLLGAIGLGGTRKKSKSWF is encoded by the coding sequence ATGCAGAATACAAATGACTTCCTTAAAACCATACAGGACGGATACTCTTTTAAAGGAGAAAACTACAAGATCGGCAGGGCGATGCTGAATGGGCAGATAGTGGCAGATGCTGATGTCTTTATTCCCTTTAAAACCTTAAACCGCCATGGGCTGATAGCCGGGGCTACCGGTACCGGTAAAACAAAAACGCTGCAATTGCTGGCAGAAGGAATGAGCGATGCCGGCATACCGGTGGTGCTGATGGATATAAAAGGAGACCTGAGCGGCATTGGTGCCGCAGGTACTGCAAATGATAAGATTACCGAACGCTGCCAGTTGCTGGGCATCGATTTTAAACCGGAGGCCTATCCTATAGAGTTCCTTACCTTAAGTAATGAAAAAGGAACACGGTTGCGGGCAACTGTAAGTGAGTTCGGGCCTGTGCTGCTTTCTAAAATATTAGAACTGAATGATACGCAGGGCGGGTTTGTTGCTATGATCTTTAAGTACTGCGATGATAATAAACTGCCATTGCTGGATCTGAAAGATTTTATAAAGGTGCTGCAATACGTAAGCGATGAAGGCAAGGCGGAACTTGAAAAAACCTATGGCAAGGTGTCCACAACCTCCACAGGAACTATTTTAAGAAAAGTGATCGAATTACAGCAACAGGGCGCGGACCTGTTCTTTGGTGAAAGAAGCTTTGATGTGGAAGACCTGATGCGTGTGAACGATGACGGGAGGGGTATGGTATCCATCATTCGTGTTACCGATCTGCAGGACCGGCCGAAGCTCTTTTCTACATTCATGCTCCAGATGCTGGCAGAGTTATATGCGTCTTTGCCGGAAGTGGGCGATCCGGATAAACCGAAGCTGGTACTGTTTATTGATGAAGCGCACCTGATCTTTAATGAAGCCAGCAGCGCTTTGCTGAACCAGCTGGAAACCATTGTAAAGCTGATCCGTTCAAAGGGGGTGGGCGTATTTTTATGTACCCAGAATCCAATGGATGTTCCGGCCTCTATACTGGCACAACTAGGGTTAAAAGTACAGCACGCTCTGCGGGCATTTACAGCAGCTGATCGTAAAGTGATCAAACAAACAGCGGAAAATTATCCCATAAGCGCATTCTATAAAACGGAGGATCTGCTGACACAGGTAGGTATCGGTGAAGCATTGATCACCCTGCTGAATGAAAAGGGAATCCCTACCCCGTTGGCTCATTGTATGCTGCGTGCGCCTCAAAGCCGTATGGATATACTGACCGATGCGGAAATTGATGCCATCGTTGCCCGGTCAAAAATAGCAGCGCATTACAACGAGGTGATCGATAATGAAAGCGCCTATGAGCTTCTCTCCCGGAAACTGGATGATGCCGCAGAAAGAAACCAGCAACCTACACAATCAACTACTTCCCGGACTGCAAAGGAGGAGGGCTTTTTTGACAATCCCATTGTAAAAAGTATGGCACGCACAGCAGGCAACACGATAGTACGTTCCCTGTTAGGAGCCATTGGGCTGGGCGGTACCAGAAAAAAAAGTAAAAGCTGGTTTTAG